A genomic segment from Geitlerinema sp. PCC 7407 encodes:
- a CDS encoding NACHT domain-containing NTPase, translating into MEQQDYRVQRPWSATVVQPEQLGEALDPDTRIIEVFDRPKIARQLLILGEPGAGKTTMLLELAQELLDRAQFDRAEPIPVILSLSAWKDPKQPIFEWLLVELKAKYGLPLDLAKHWLEKHQLVPLLDGLDEVAPQHQKACASAINNWLTGGMTERPCGVLICCRREEFEQVVQEPLSLYGAIYVQALNSQQIEEYFVQFDLQDVWKTVHQDAALQELLTKPLFLSMFGLVATQGKFVAQDWSARSTSEKKVEYLLDTYWEATIERELILDPVQRKQGILSKTYGKKSLPTRQAVRRSLVFAAMTLDRDSSTELLIEKLQPSALLTRQQKWTYRLIFGLIFGLISGLIGGLIGGLIFGLIFGLIGGLIAGLIAGLIGGLDIINLVESISISMSREARREILQSIQECLIVGLIIGLIIGLTGGLIFGLIFELTIGLMLGLVFGLISGLISGLISGLISGLKADIETRTESNKGIKNSIKNMIIVSTIALATALPLKLLLENLLNSIVGPQLLSQIVAVSLALLVLISFLEGGGKALLQHTALRIVLAWNRYAPFRYDLLLDYCTERLLLQRIGGRYRFMHRLLQDHFAQMDL; encoded by the coding sequence ATGGAGCAGCAAGACTATCGGGTTCAGCGTCCTTGGTCTGCGACGGTCGTACAACCAGAGCAGTTAGGGGAAGCTTTGGACCCTGACACGCGGATTATCGAGGTGTTCGATCGCCCAAAGATTGCTCGGCAGTTGCTGATCTTGGGGGAGCCAGGAGCAGGCAAAACCACGATGCTGCTGGAGCTGGCCCAAGAATTGCTAGATCGAGCGCAGTTTGACAGGGCAGAACCAATCCCGGTAATCCTCAGTTTGTCGGCTTGGAAAGATCCAAAGCAGCCAATTTTTGAGTGGTTATTGGTTGAGCTAAAAGCTAAGTATGGGTTACCCCTAGATCTCGCGAAACACTGGCTCGAAAAGCACCAACTGGTGCCCTTACTAGACGGCCTCGATGAAGTTGCGCCGCAACATCAGAAAGCTTGTGCTTCGGCAATCAATAATTGGTTGACGGGAGGGATGACAGAGCGTCCTTGCGGAGTGCTAATCTGTTGTCGGCGAGAAGAATTTGAGCAAGTGGTGCAAGAACCGCTGAGCTTGTACGGAGCAATTTATGTACAAGCGCTCAACTCGCAGCAAATCGAAGAATATTTTGTCCAATTTGACTTGCAAGATGTCTGGAAAACTGTGCACCAAGACGCAGCTTTGCAGGAGTTGCTGACCAAACCTTTGTTCCTGTCCATGTTTGGTTTGGTCGCGACTCAGGGAAAATTTGTGGCTCAAGACTGGAGTGCGCGCAGCACCTCTGAGAAAAAAGTTGAGTACTTGCTCGATACCTACTGGGAAGCGACGATCGAGCGAGAGTTGATTCTTGATCCAGTCCAGCGAAAACAAGGCATTCTTAGCAAAACTTACGGCAAAAAGTCACTGCCAACCCGCCAAGCCGTGCGCCGCTCTCTGGTCTTTGCTGCCATGACTTTGGACCGCGACTCTAGCACTGAGCTATTGATCGAAAAGCTACAACCTTCTGCTCTGCTGACTCGACAACAAAAATGGACATATCGTCTAATTTTTGGGCTAATTTTTGGGCTAATTAGTGGGCTAATTGGTGGGCTAATTGGTGGGCTAATTTTTGGGCTAATTTTTGGGCTAATTGGTGGGCTAATAGCTGGGCTAATAGCTGGGCTAATTGGTGGGCTGGATATAATTAATCTCGTAGAATCAATCTCGATTTCGATGTCGCGTGAAGCGCGGCGAGAAATTTTACAATCGATCCAGGAATGCCTAATAGTTGGGCTCATTATTGGGCTCATTATTGGGCTAACTGGCGGGCTAATTTTTGGGCTAATTTTTGAGCTAACGATTGGGCTAATGCTTGGGCTGGTTTTTGGGCTAATTAGTGGGCTAATTAGTGGGCTAATTAGTGGGCTGATTAGTGGTCTCAAAGCTGATATCGAAACTCGAACCGAGTCAAATAAAGGTATTAAAAACTCAATCAAAAATATGATAATTGTCAGCACAATTGCCCTTGCAACGGCTTTGCCCTTGAAGCTTCTCCTCGAAAATCTCTTGAATAGCATAGTTGGTCCTCAGCTGCTGTCTCAAATAGTCGCTGTTTCTCTGGCTTTGTTAGTTTTGATTAGTTTTCTAGAGGGGGGTGGGAAAGCATTGCTTCAACATACTGCTCTGCGCATTGTCCTGGCTTGGAATCGCTATGCGCCCTTCCGCTACGATTTGCTTCTCGACTACTGCACCGAGCGGCTCCTGTTGCAGCGCATTGGCGGTCGCTACCGGTTCATGCACCGGCTCCTGCAAGACCACTTCGCCCAGATGGATTTGTAG
- a CDS encoding CHAT domain-containing tetratricopeptide repeat protein, translating to MVSRWLAGAAAIALGLGSVSHWSPGQAAPAPVTREITSQTFLDRGFVKFQAGQYAEAIADWQTALEMAQAEGDRPAQFQALAEMGFGYLMLQDYERSAQSSEDALAIARELQQPEAIASTLNNLGPAYYELGRFEAAIAGYQEALAIAQTLDSDAIRGRSLGNLANAYQATGRHREAIAAYRQRLTLAQAAQDSSRQILTWVAIARSHNALGEVEAAAQAYRQGLAIAESVPSPSEVSNLLEGLGALYFQHRRFREAIAVYEELSQHGQAHQDLGSQWSGLVNLGSNYLELSDYPTALGYAEQGLAIAQSAQNPEWQGFSLSLLGSLYSARGEVEQSLSAQQQAVALARQTQNAPELVSRLNRLSISHQMLGQLGQAKPPLEEALTLARQSQNRQQEGQTLGNLGLLYLSSGLYADALEAENQFLTIGRETGDRVAESNALNNLALIYLELGKDTLAVELLDQRLGIVREIGDRVGESQTLGNLGNAYQNLEDSAKAIDYQQQRLAIVEAIGDRRGQVETLANLGIVYFEQGDLDRAEATWQAALPLARATGYREAEGVLIDNLGNLYRQRSDHSRAIAAHQSALEISRATQNRGNEAAALRNLGWTYLQNQQISEAIAALQTSVDVLESLRPGLQDSDKVALLDRQSLTYDLLQRALLADRQPAEALVVAERGRARAFAELIAARLTDTTEADVQLAPLSQAEIQAVAQKRQATLVSYSIVQDVLAPTPRNGAPAISLLIGVVQPDGTVTLRQQNLDILRKRNLQIQDLVLQNRQLLGARGRGIGVEASNQPTRGQDLADLKTLHQLLIDPIADLLPTDPGDRVILIPQGSLFLVPFAALENAQGESLIERHTLITAPSIQVLTLTEQQRQKLTQQPQASQLVVGNPAMPTLPSLDGPAEALSPLPGAEEEARAIADLLDTTAWTGKRATESAIVPQMAEARLIHLATHGLLDDFTGLGIPGAIALAPDGRADGLLTASEILDLKLNADLVVLSACDTGQGLITGDGVIGLSRSLLSAGSASVLVSLWAVPDEPTAALMTEFYRQYRQNPDKAKALRQAMLVTQQEYPDPLDWAAFTLMGEAE from the coding sequence ATGGTTTCACGTTGGTTGGCGGGGGCGGCGGCGATCGCCCTAGGACTGGGCAGCGTCAGCCACTGGAGCCCAGGGCAGGCGGCCCCCGCTCCCGTAACCCGAGAGATCACTAGCCAGACCTTCTTGGACCGGGGCTTTGTGAAGTTTCAGGCGGGCCAGTACGCGGAGGCGATCGCCGACTGGCAAACGGCCCTTGAGATGGCCCAGGCCGAGGGCGATCGCCCGGCCCAGTTTCAGGCCCTGGCCGAAATGGGGTTTGGGTACCTGATGCTCCAGGACTACGAGCGATCGGCCCAGTCCTCCGAGGACGCCTTGGCCATCGCCCGCGAGCTCCAGCAGCCCGAGGCGATCGCCAGCACGCTGAATAACCTGGGGCCGGCCTACTACGAGCTGGGGCGCTTTGAGGCGGCGATCGCGGGGTACCAAGAAGCCCTGGCGATCGCCCAAACGCTCGATTCGGACGCGATTCGGGGCCGCTCCCTGGGCAACCTCGCCAACGCCTACCAGGCCACCGGACGCCATCGCGAGGCGATCGCCGCCTACCGGCAGCGCCTCACCCTGGCCCAAGCCGCCCAGGATTCTTCGCGCCAGATCCTGACCTGGGTGGCGATCGCCCGCAGCCACAACGCCCTCGGAGAGGTGGAGGCCGCCGCCCAGGCCTACCGCCAGGGCCTCGCGATCGCGGAAAGTGTGCCCAGTCCCTCGGAGGTGAGCAACCTGCTAGAAGGACTCGGGGCGCTTTACTTTCAGCATCGGCGCTTTCGGGAGGCGATCGCCGTTTATGAGGAGCTCAGCCAGCACGGCCAAGCTCACCAAGACCTCGGCAGCCAGTGGTCCGGCCTGGTGAACCTGGGCAGCAACTACCTGGAGCTGAGCGACTACCCGACCGCCCTGGGCTACGCCGAGCAGGGCCTCGCGATCGCCCAGAGCGCCCAAAACCCCGAGTGGCAGGGCTTCAGCCTGTCGCTGCTGGGCAGCCTGTACAGCGCTCGCGGCGAGGTTGAGCAGTCCTTGAGCGCTCAGCAGCAGGCCGTGGCGCTGGCCCGCCAAACCCAAAACGCGCCGGAGCTGGTCAGCCGCCTCAACCGCCTCAGCATCAGCCATCAGATGCTCGGCCAGCTCGGTCAGGCCAAGCCCCCCCTGGAAGAAGCCCTCACCCTCGCTCGCCAGAGCCAAAACCGCCAGCAAGAAGGCCAAACCCTGGGAAATCTGGGCCTGCTGTACCTCAGCTCGGGTCTCTACGCCGACGCTCTGGAGGCCGAAAATCAGTTTTTGACGATCGGGCGGGAGACGGGCGACCGGGTTGCCGAGAGCAACGCCCTCAACAACCTAGCCCTGATTTACCTGGAGCTGGGCAAGGACACCCTGGCCGTCGAGCTGTTGGACCAGCGCCTGGGGATCGTGCGGGAGATCGGCGATCGCGTGGGCGAGAGCCAGACCCTGGGCAACCTCGGTAACGCCTACCAAAACCTGGAGGACAGCGCCAAAGCCATCGACTATCAGCAGCAGCGCCTCGCCATTGTCGAGGCCATCGGCGATCGCCGGGGCCAGGTCGAAACCCTGGCCAACCTGGGAATTGTTTACTTTGAGCAGGGGGATCTGGACCGGGCCGAAGCCACCTGGCAAGCGGCCCTGCCCCTGGCTCGGGCCACCGGCTACCGCGAAGCCGAGGGGGTGCTCATCGACAACCTAGGCAACCTGTACCGCCAGCGCAGCGACCATTCGCGGGCGATCGCCGCTCACCAGAGCGCCCTGGAGATCAGCCGCGCCACCCAGAACCGCGGCAACGAAGCCGCCGCCCTGCGCAACCTGGGCTGGACCTATCTGCAAAACCAGCAGATCTCGGAGGCGATCGCCGCGCTCCAGACCAGCGTCGACGTCCTAGAATCCCTGCGCCCCGGCCTCCAGGACAGCGACAAGGTGGCCCTGCTCGATCGCCAAAGCCTCACCTACGACCTGCTCCAGCGAGCCCTCTTGGCCGATCGCCAGCCCGCCGAGGCTCTGGTCGTCGCCGAACGGGGGCGGGCGCGGGCCTTTGCTGAGCTGATCGCCGCTCGCCTCACCGACACCACCGAAGCCGACGTCCAGCTCGCTCCCCTGTCCCAGGCCGAGATCCAGGCCGTCGCCCAAAAGCGCCAGGCCACCCTGGTTTCCTACTCCATCGTGCAGGACGTCCTCGCCCCCACTCCTCGCAATGGCGCGCCGGCCATTAGCCTGCTGATCGGGGTCGTGCAGCCCGATGGCACCGTCACCCTGCGGCAGCAAAACCTGGACATTTTGCGGAAGCGAAACCTGCAAATTCAGGATTTGGTTTTGCAAAATCGGCAGCTGCTGGGGGCGCGGGGGCGGGGCATCGGCGTGGAGGCGAGCAACCAACCGACGCGCGGCCAAGACCTCGCAGATCTGAAAACGTTGCACCAGCTCCTGATCGACCCGATCGCCGATTTGCTGCCCACGGATCCGGGCGATCGCGTGATTTTGATTCCCCAGGGCTCTCTGTTTCTGGTGCCCTTCGCCGCTCTAGAGAACGCCCAGGGAGAGTCGCTGATCGAGCGCCACACCCTGATCACTGCGCCGTCGATCCAGGTGCTGACCCTCACCGAGCAGCAGCGCCAAAAGCTCACCCAGCAGCCCCAGGCCAGTCAGCTGGTGGTGGGCAACCCCGCCATGCCAACCCTGCCCAGCCTGGACGGCCCCGCCGAGGCGCTCTCGCCGCTGCCCGGTGCCGAAGAGGAGGCGCGGGCGATCGCCGATCTCCTGGACACGACGGCCTGGACGGGCAAGCGCGCCACCGAAAGCGCCATCGTGCCCCAGATGGCCGAGGCGCGACTGATTCATCTGGCGACCCACGGGCTGCTGGACGACTTCACGGGTCTGGGCATTCCGGGGGCGATCGCCCTGGCGCCTGATGGCCGGGCCGACGGCCTCCTGACCGCCAGCGAGATTCTCGATCTCAAGCTCAATGCTGACCTGGTGGTCCTGAGCGCCTGCGACACGGGCCAAGGACTGATCACGGGGGATGGGGTGATTGGCCTGTCGCGATCGCTGCTGTCTGCTGGCTCTGCCAGTGTGCTGGTGTCGCTGTGGGCGGTGCCCGACGAGCCCACCGCCGCTCTGATGACGGAGTTTTATCGCCAGTACCGCCAAAATCCCGACAAGGCCAAAGCTCTGCGGCAGGCGATGCTGGTGACGCAGCAGGAGTACCCTGACCCTCTGGACTGGGCGGCTTTCACGCTGATGGGGGAGGCCGAGTGA